The following proteins come from a genomic window of Geothrix edaphica:
- a CDS encoding NAD(P)H-dependent glycerol-3-phosphate dehydrogenase, translating into MSRADIGVFGSGAWGTALAITWARAGAKVALWGSFPDEMAQMAATRRHLRLKDVEFPDRLETSDDPAAAFAAPLWISAMPTQVTPDAWRSLRPKAPGAPELVIHVSKGILQSTHQTLSQALTGVLDVPVGALSGPTFADEVSRGVPSAIVLALPGTVSDARAKALQAQLASEKLRIYLSRDVVGTELCGALKNVLAIAAGLVDGLKLGYNARAALITRGLAEMARLVEVLGGQPSTVMGLAGMGDLLLTATGPQSRNRTFGELVGQGHSVEAARDALGGQIIEGMFTTEAALALAKEHGLDLPIAAEVQRLLNGERPEEAVRRLMTRSLKSE; encoded by the coding sequence ATGTCCAGGGCTGACATCGGCGTCTTCGGTTCCGGCGCCTGGGGCACGGCCCTGGCCATCACCTGGGCCCGGGCGGGCGCCAAGGTGGCGCTGTGGGGCAGCTTCCCCGACGAAATGGCCCAGATGGCCGCCACGCGGCGGCACCTGCGGCTCAAGGACGTCGAATTTCCTGATCGGCTGGAAACCTCGGACGATCCGGCGGCCGCCTTCGCCGCCCCGCTCTGGATCTCCGCCATGCCCACCCAGGTGACTCCCGATGCCTGGCGCAGCCTGCGGCCCAAGGCGCCGGGTGCCCCCGAGCTGGTGATCCATGTCAGCAAGGGCATCCTCCAGAGCACGCACCAGACGCTCTCCCAGGCGCTGACCGGTGTGCTGGATGTGCCCGTGGGCGCCCTCTCCGGGCCCACCTTCGCGGACGAGGTCAGCCGCGGCGTGCCTTCCGCCATCGTGCTGGCCCTGCCGGGCACCGTGTCCGACGCCCGGGCCAAGGCCCTCCAGGCCCAGCTGGCCTCCGAGAAGCTGCGCATCTACCTCAGCCGCGATGTGGTGGGCACGGAGCTCTGCGGCGCCCTCAAGAACGTCCTCGCCATCGCCGCAGGCCTGGTGGACGGCCTGAAGCTGGGCTACAACGCCCGGGCGGCCCTCATCACCCGGGGCCTGGCCGAGATGGCCCGGCTGGTGGAGGTGTTGGGCGGCCAGCCCTCCACGGTGATGGGCCTGGCCGGCATGGGGGACCTGCTCCTCACGGCCACGGGACCGCAAAGCCGCAACCGCACCTTCGGCGAGCTGGTGGGGCAGGGGCACAGCGTGGAGGCGGCCCGGGACGCCCTCGGTGGCCAGATCATCGAGGGCATGTTCACCACCGAGGCCGCCCTGGCCCTGGCCAAGGAGCACGGCCTCGACCTGCCCATCGCCGCCGAGGTCCAGCGCCTCCTCAACGGCGAGCGCCCCGAGGAAGCCGTGCGGCGGCTGATGACCCGCTCGCTGAAGTCCGAGTGA
- a CDS encoding CorA family divalent cation transporter yields the protein MLRNLPLPEGSTFTWVDLVDPTTAEMAEVAERYGLHPAAVRDLLNQPHLPKYERLPGQQLLILRAYDELAKRGDTIQAMTRRLVVLMMEGVIITVHRREQPFFAEAAQRAATGQALRPEQLVLSLCARAVKSFDEPLKESEEKLDQIEATLFNRKVPHLGIKQIYGLKRRCAVIKRTLGRITTALGPFKEQVRDDQGLLADVVEEADRLHTWADELLENATHLMNLEINLASQRTNEVMRVLTVFSAFFLPLTFIAGVYGMNFKRMPELEHRLGYPLVIGAMLLTALAIWAWFRRKGWLR from the coding sequence ATGCTGCGCAACCTGCCCCTTCCGGAAGGCTCCACCTTCACCTGGGTCGACCTGGTGGATCCCACGACCGCCGAGATGGCCGAGGTGGCCGAACGCTATGGCCTCCACCCGGCGGCCGTACGGGATCTGCTCAATCAGCCCCACCTGCCCAAGTACGAGCGCCTCCCGGGCCAGCAGCTGCTCATCCTCCGGGCCTACGACGAGTTGGCCAAGCGGGGCGACACCATCCAGGCCATGACCCGCCGCCTGGTGGTGCTGATGATGGAAGGCGTCATCATCACCGTCCACCGGCGGGAACAGCCGTTTTTCGCTGAAGCCGCTCAGCGCGCGGCGACCGGGCAGGCCCTTCGTCCGGAACAGCTGGTGCTCTCCCTGTGTGCGAGGGCCGTGAAGTCCTTCGACGAGCCCCTGAAGGAGAGCGAGGAGAAGCTCGACCAGATCGAGGCCACGCTCTTCAACCGCAAGGTCCCGCACCTGGGGATCAAGCAGATCTATGGGCTCAAGCGCCGCTGCGCCGTTATCAAGCGGACCCTGGGGCGCATTACCACGGCCCTGGGCCCCTTCAAGGAACAGGTCAGGGACGACCAGGGGCTGCTGGCGGATGTGGTGGAGGAGGCCGATCGCCTGCACACCTGGGCGGACGAGCTGCTGGAGAACGCCACCCACCTGATGAATCTGGAGATCAACCTGGCCAGCCAGCGCACCAACGAGGTGATGCGGGTGCTCACGGTCTTCAGCGCCTTCTTCCTGCCCCTGACCTTCATCGCCGGTGTCTACGGCATGAACTTCAAGCGGATGCCGGAGCTGGAGCACCGTCTCGGGTACCCCCTGGTGATCGGCGCCATGCTGCTCACGGCCCTGGCCATCTGGGCCTGGTTCCGGCGCAAGGGGTGGCTGCGGTAA
- the plsY gene encoding glycerol-3-phosphate 1-O-acyltransferase PlsY: protein MPSTLVPSPVLWCLAAFLCGSIPFGLLLVKLAGKGDVRAHGSGNIGATNVSRVGGKALGAVTLLLDIAKGFLPVFLAKKAGVGVDLLALLALAAVLGHVFTPWLKFQGGKGVATALGVILAADASMMLLPMGTFLLALWLTRHVSLGSILAAAMVPVQLFLTRGPHRPLAELLGQGPAPVLPWAALAILVIWKHRENILRLQAGTESKLWGAKKEDAHVQG, encoded by the coding sequence ATGCCATCGACGCTCGTGCCTTCTCCGGTCCTCTGGTGTCTCGCCGCCTTCCTGTGCGGCAGCATCCCCTTCGGCCTCCTGCTGGTGAAGCTGGCCGGGAAGGGGGATGTGCGCGCCCACGGCAGCGGCAACATCGGCGCCACCAATGTGAGCCGGGTGGGTGGCAAGGCCCTGGGCGCCGTCACCCTGCTCCTGGACATCGCCAAGGGATTCCTGCCCGTGTTCCTGGCCAAGAAGGCGGGCGTGGGCGTGGACCTGCTGGCCCTCCTGGCCCTGGCTGCGGTTCTGGGCCACGTGTTCACTCCCTGGCTGAAGTTCCAGGGCGGGAAGGGTGTCGCCACGGCCCTTGGCGTGATCCTGGCCGCGGATGCCTCCATGATGCTCCTGCCCATGGGCACCTTCCTCCTCGCCCTCTGGCTCACCCGCCACGTCAGCCTGGGCAGCATCCTGGCGGCGGCCATGGTGCCGGTGCAGCTCTTCCTGACCCGGGGCCCGCACAGGCCCCTGGCGGAGCTGCTCGGCCAGGGCCCGGCGCCGGTCCTCCCCTGGGCGGCCCTTGCCATCCTGGTCATCTGGAAGCACCGGGAGAACATCCTGCGCCTGCAGGCGGGCACCGAATCCAAGCTCTGGGGTGCCAAGAAGGAGGACGCGCATGTCCAGGGCTGA
- a CDS encoding DinB family protein, whose protein sequence is MSLTRPLPGEYAEGYATYIAEAGEGDVLALLQGQMGEVAALFAGLSETQGAFRYAPGKWSLKDLLLHLSDAERIFAYRCLRIGRGDATPMPGFEEDAYAAAAQADARTVADLLADFRAVRTASLTLFRGLPDGAWGNQGTTNHRAITARCIPYIALGHAAHHLTVIRERYLPALK, encoded by the coding sequence ATGAGCCTCACGCGACCCCTGCCCGGTGAATACGCCGAAGGCTACGCGACCTACATCGCCGAAGCCGGTGAGGGCGATGTGCTGGCCCTGCTCCAGGGCCAGATGGGCGAGGTGGCCGCCCTGTTCGCGGGGCTGTCCGAAACCCAGGGCGCGTTCCGCTACGCCCCCGGCAAGTGGAGCCTGAAGGACCTGCTCCTGCACCTGAGCGACGCCGAGCGCATCTTCGCGTACCGCTGCCTGCGCATCGGCCGGGGGGACGCCACGCCCATGCCGGGCTTCGAGGAGGATGCCTACGCCGCCGCCGCCCAGGCCGATGCGCGCACGGTGGCCGACCTGCTGGCGGATTTCCGCGCGGTCCGCACGGCCAGCCTCACCCTCTTCCGCGGCCTGCCGGACGGAGCCTGGGGCAACCAGGGCACCACCAACCACCGCGCCATCACCGCCCGCTGCATCCCCTACATCGCGCTGGGCCACGCCGCGCATCATCTGACGGTGATCCGGGAGCGCTACCTGCCGGCGCTGAAGTAG
- a CDS encoding glycosyltransferase family 39 protein: MTRRERTYLLVLWFFLGLLPLLVRPLWEPDEGRYAEIPREMLATGDWLTPRLNGVLYFEKPPLQYWLSAISMKLFGLNGAAARLPLALASGLLIWAAWRLAKRLGARDARWAPFMAATGLLAFLVGQLLTLDALFSAFLVAALAAFVEAVARRREGQGALGWTLLAFLFMAGAMLTKGLAQVILMGGILVFSLPFAWKDAALRRAVLRTGFNPLGWLLYLVLVAPWFWFVDRANPGHAQYFFIHEHFTRFLTHEHARQGSNNWLLDKLYFLGILAVGLLPWLSATSVGLKRTWAFLAGRGPRSTDHLARWIVGTTAVGFLWPLAFFSLSGSKLPPYILPVLAPLAALACAFEREGEEPTALRRMGWELLGLGTLFLVGAVLFRSELGAPGWLVVLGLAFAGLGLWARGRRGLTGPRLMAVLGAALWLLILSAQAAVGPGKSVAGLVRAVPGPAQWISYGNYFQGLPFYARTRVVVVAGTGELAFGRRHLADAPRWFNEDPGALDAVADRMKEADPSRPVFVMAKDATWRQLTPEERARWEEVARSPAAVVARRR, translated from the coding sequence ATGACGCGCCGCGAACGCACCTACCTCCTCGTCCTCTGGTTCTTCCTGGGCCTGCTGCCCCTGCTGGTGCGGCCCCTGTGGGAGCCGGACGAGGGACGCTATGCGGAGATTCCGCGGGAGATGCTGGCCACGGGCGACTGGCTGACGCCCCGACTCAACGGGGTGCTCTACTTCGAGAAACCGCCCCTCCAGTACTGGCTGTCCGCCATCAGCATGAAGCTCTTCGGCCTGAACGGCGCCGCGGCGCGCCTGCCCCTGGCCCTGGCCTCGGGACTCCTGATCTGGGCGGCCTGGCGCCTGGCCAAGCGGTTGGGCGCGCGGGATGCGCGCTGGGCCCCGTTCATGGCCGCCACCGGCCTGCTGGCCTTCCTGGTGGGGCAGCTTCTCACCCTCGATGCCCTCTTCAGCGCCTTCCTGGTGGCGGCCCTGGCCGCCTTCGTGGAGGCCGTGGCCCGGCGCCGGGAAGGACAGGGCGCCCTGGGCTGGACGCTGCTGGCGTTCCTCTTCATGGCGGGCGCGATGCTCACCAAGGGCCTGGCCCAGGTGATCCTCATGGGCGGTATCCTGGTGTTCTCGCTGCCCTTCGCCTGGAAGGATGCGGCCCTGCGCCGGGCCGTGCTGCGCACGGGATTCAATCCCCTCGGCTGGCTGCTCTACCTCGTCCTGGTGGCGCCCTGGTTCTGGTTCGTGGACCGGGCCAACCCCGGCCACGCCCAGTACTTCTTCATCCACGAGCACTTCACCCGCTTCCTCACCCATGAGCACGCGCGTCAGGGCTCCAACAACTGGCTGCTCGACAAGCTCTACTTCCTCGGCATCCTCGCGGTGGGCCTGCTGCCCTGGCTGTCGGCGACGTCCGTGGGGTTGAAGCGCACTTGGGCCTTCCTGGCGGGCCGCGGCCCCCGGAGCACGGACCACCTCGCCCGGTGGATCGTCGGGACCACCGCGGTGGGTTTCCTCTGGCCCCTGGCCTTCTTCAGCCTGTCCGGCTCCAAGCTCCCGCCCTACATCCTGCCGGTGCTCGCGCCGCTGGCGGCCCTGGCCTGCGCGTTCGAGCGTGAGGGCGAGGAGCCGACCGCCCTGCGCCGGATGGGCTGGGAATTGCTTGGGCTCGGCACCCTCTTCCTGGTCGGGGCCGTCCTTTTCCGCAGCGAGCTGGGCGCCCCCGGTTGGCTGGTGGTCCTGGGCCTCGCCTTCGCGGGGCTCGGCCTCTGGGCCCGCGGGCGGAGGGGCCTGACCGGGCCGCGCCTGATGGCCGTGCTGGGCGCCGCGCTCTGGCTGCTGATCCTCAGCGCCCAGGCCGCCGTGGGCCCAGGCAAGTCCGTCGCCGGGCTGGTGCGGGCCGTCCCCGGACCCGCCCAGTGGATCAGCTACGGCAACTACTTCCAGGGACTGCCGTTCTACGCCCGCACCCGGGTCGTGGTGGTCGCCGGGACCGGGGAGCTGGCCTTTGGCCGGAGGCACCTGGCCGATGCCCCCCGGTGGTTCAACGAGGATCCCGGCGCCCTGGACGCCGTGGCCGATCGCATGAAGGAGGCGGATCCATCCCGGCCGGTCTTCGTGATGGCCAAGGATGCCACCTGGAGGCAGCTCACCCCCGAGGAGCGGG
- a CDS encoding helix-turn-helix domain-containing protein: MREKLRILVAEMVRGGVTLELARREFERVYLEEVLAAHAGNHSAAARELGIHRNTLAKKLEAPPSRLRRVSLAS, translated from the coding sequence ATGCGCGAAAAGCTGCGTATCCTCGTGGCCGAAATGGTGCGTGGCGGAGTGACTCTGGAACTGGCCCGGCGGGAGTTCGAGCGGGTGTACCTCGAGGAGGTGCTGGCCGCCCACGCCGGAAACCACAGTGCCGCCGCCCGCGAGCTGGGCATCCACCGGAACACCCTCGCCAAGAAGCTGGAGGCCCCCCCCAGCCGGCTCAGGCGCGTGAGCCTCGCGAGTTGA
- a CDS encoding zinc-binding dehydrogenase, with amino-acid sequence MADPFRFRVNQHGPAGSPVREAFTPAEPKPGWVRLELKAMALNRLDLWTTEGIPGFPLPLPLTPGCDGAGVIAAVGEGTVLPPGVEVGGSAMIAPGLSCGVCSACLRGDDMLCPSYGVLGHVCDGTAATHVLVPAANLLPIPGNWDFEQAAAFPLVFLTAWEMLVHKAALRPGETVLVWGGGSGVGSAAIQLVRALGGSAIAVVGSEAKAMKCWDLGAEHVLVREDLKALAAKVRELTGKRGVDVVFEHTGAVTWGTSMAVCARGGRIVTCGATTGPETPFNLQALFAKQLQVRGSYMGRREHLWTLLSLLKRNPTNPPFRPVLDRVFDLAEYPEAQRHLEAGQGFGKVVCRVS; translated from the coding sequence ATGGCCGATCCGTTCCGTTTCCGAGTGAACCAGCACGGCCCGGCGGGCTCACCTGTCCGTGAGGCCTTCACGCCAGCGGAGCCGAAGCCGGGCTGGGTGCGTCTTGAGCTGAAGGCCATGGCGCTGAACCGCCTGGACCTCTGGACCACAGAGGGCATTCCGGGCTTCCCGCTGCCGCTGCCCCTCACGCCCGGTTGTGACGGGGCGGGGGTGATCGCCGCCGTGGGCGAGGGGACGGTCCTCCCCCCAGGCGTCGAGGTCGGCGGCAGCGCGATGATCGCGCCGGGGCTGAGCTGCGGCGTCTGTTCCGCCTGCCTGCGGGGCGACGACATGCTCTGCCCCTCCTACGGCGTGCTGGGTCACGTCTGCGACGGCACGGCGGCCACCCACGTGCTGGTGCCCGCGGCCAACCTCCTGCCCATCCCCGGCAACTGGGACTTCGAGCAGGCGGCGGCGTTCCCCCTGGTCTTCCTCACGGCCTGGGAGATGCTCGTCCACAAGGCGGCCCTGCGGCCCGGCGAGACCGTGCTGGTGTGGGGCGGGGGCAGCGGGGTGGGCAGCGCGGCCATCCAGCTGGTGAGGGCCCTGGGTGGCTCCGCCATCGCCGTGGTGGGCAGCGAGGCGAAGGCCATGAAGTGCTGGGACCTGGGGGCCGAGCATGTGCTGGTCCGGGAGGACCTGAAGGCTCTGGCCGCCAAGGTGCGTGAGCTGACAGGCAAGCGCGGGGTGGACGTGGTCTTCGAGCACACGGGCGCCGTCACCTGGGGCACGAGCATGGCCGTCTGCGCCCGGGGGGGCCGCATCGTCACCTGCGGTGCCACCACGGGCCCGGAGACCCCCTTCAACCTGCAGGCTCTCTTCGCCAAGCAGCTCCAGGTCCGCGGCTCGTACATGGGGCGCCGGGAACATCTCTGGACCCTGCTCTCGCTGCTGAAACGCAACCCCACCAACCCGCCCTTCCGCCCCGTGCTCGACCGTGTCTTCGACCTGGCCGAGTACCCCGAGGCCCAGCGTCACCTCGAAGCCGGCCAGGGCTTCGGCAAAGTGGTCTGCCGGGTGTCCTGA
- a CDS encoding CinA family nicotinamide mononucleotide deamidase-related protein, with amino-acid sequence MRIECIAIGTELLTTRRLDTNSVWLGERLAGLGLAFHRKTAVGDSREDLAALFREALLRSDLIVTTGGLGPTFDDFTKECFAEVLGVELLEDAQSREDMLAFYAARKRVPAASNFKQALLPAGAEALRNPVGTAPGVWWEAPPAHPGARIVMLPGVPREMKRMWEEQVEPRLRGLAGAPVHTLRMVVAGVPESTLDERTREARERHGHLDWTILASLTQVELLARGAEPAALEAARADFLPVLGEDLVGVGAGNLEDAVLEGLKTRGETLAVAESVTGGLLASRLTAIPGASEVFLGGATVYTATAKTALLGLDARRLAQEGTVSEATSRALAEAVRNRLGATWGLGLTGNAGPGAEGGAPAGALFIALAGPGGTVSKALAISGDRLDVQLRGMAAALDLLRRTIRNG; translated from the coding sequence ATGCGGATCGAATGCATCGCCATCGGGACCGAACTGCTCACCACGCGGCGCCTCGACACCAACTCGGTGTGGCTGGGCGAGCGCCTGGCGGGCCTCGGCCTGGCCTTCCACCGCAAAACAGCCGTGGGGGACAGCCGGGAGGACCTGGCTGCGCTCTTCCGCGAGGCCCTGCTCCGCTCCGACCTCATCGTCACCACGGGCGGCCTGGGGCCCACCTTCGACGACTTCACGAAGGAGTGCTTCGCGGAGGTCCTGGGCGTGGAACTCCTCGAGGACGCACAGAGCCGCGAGGACATGCTGGCCTTCTATGCCGCCCGGAAGCGGGTGCCGGCCGCCTCCAACTTCAAGCAGGCCTTGCTGCCCGCGGGTGCCGAGGCCCTGCGCAACCCCGTGGGGACCGCGCCCGGCGTGTGGTGGGAGGCTCCCCCGGCCCATCCCGGGGCGCGCATTGTGATGCTGCCCGGGGTGCCCCGCGAGATGAAGCGCATGTGGGAGGAGCAGGTGGAGCCCCGCCTGCGCGGCCTGGCCGGAGCGCCTGTCCACACGCTGCGCATGGTGGTGGCCGGCGTGCCCGAGAGCACCCTGGACGAGCGCACCCGCGAGGCCCGGGAGAGGCACGGCCACCTGGACTGGACCATTCTCGCCAGCCTCACCCAGGTGGAGCTGCTGGCCCGGGGGGCCGAACCCGCTGCCCTCGAGGCGGCCCGGGCCGACTTCCTGCCCGTGCTGGGCGAGGACCTTGTGGGGGTGGGGGCGGGCAACCTCGAGGATGCGGTGTTGGAAGGCCTGAAGACCCGGGGTGAGACCCTTGCGGTGGCGGAGAGCGTCACAGGCGGCCTGCTGGCGTCCCGGCTCACGGCCATCCCCGGGGCCAGCGAGGTGTTCCTCGGCGGCGCCACGGTCTATACCGCGACGGCCAAGACCGCGCTCCTGGGCCTGGATGCGAGGCGCCTGGCGCAGGAGGGCACCGTGTCCGAAGCCACCAGCCGCGCGCTGGCGGAGGCCGTGCGGAACCGGCTGGGCGCCACCTGGGGACTGGGGCTTACCGGCAATGCCGGACCCGGCGCCGAAGGAGGCGCGCCCGCGGGCGCCCTGTTCATCGCCCTTGCCGGGCCCGGTGGGACCGTCTCGAAAGCCCTGGCCATTTCCGGCGACCGGCTGGACGTGCAATTGAGGGGCATGGCCGCGGCCCTGGACCTGCTGCGGCGGACCATCCGGAACGGCTGA
- the pyk gene encoding pyruvate kinase: MRKTKLVMTLGPALMLGDRLREALREADAVRLNASHGDPETRLVALEKVRAIAVELGRSIPVFLDLQGPKWRVGLLEAPVDLAEGSEGVFYAPGTAVPAGLAWAAPLPHPELFEGAEPGQDWLLDDGAITVKILAKGPELLRARVIIGGPLKARKGVHPIGMDINMDPLTEKDHADIRWGVEHEVDLFAQSFVRRASDVQQLQAIIQHLGGTQPIIAKIEHPTALAHLGEILDVSWGVMVARGDLGVELGVERVPGLQKQIIKAARKALKPVITATQMLESMIEHAQPTRAEASDVANAIWDGTDAVMLSAESATGAHPVEAVKWLARIAAEADSNVKQRTLTLPEELAEKVLSRTDISVAFAACRTADEINARWIVAFTEGGGTARMVSRLAGRTPVLGATVDEVTARRMGLLRGVTALMIPRVSSTDEMVAVVRELLAAKHELVSLDRVVMTMGLPLWKTGSTNTMKVMTF; this comes from the coding sequence GTGCGCAAGACCAAACTGGTGATGACCTTGGGACCGGCCTTGATGCTGGGTGACCGTCTGCGGGAAGCCCTCCGCGAGGCCGATGCGGTCCGGCTGAACGCCAGCCACGGGGATCCTGAGACCCGCCTGGTGGCCCTCGAGAAGGTGCGGGCCATCGCCGTCGAGCTGGGCCGCTCCATTCCCGTGTTCCTGGATCTCCAGGGGCCGAAGTGGCGGGTGGGCCTGCTGGAGGCGCCCGTCGACCTGGCGGAGGGCAGCGAAGGGGTCTTCTACGCACCCGGGACGGCGGTCCCGGCGGGCCTCGCGTGGGCCGCCCCCCTGCCTCACCCGGAGCTCTTCGAAGGGGCGGAACCCGGCCAGGATTGGCTCCTTGACGACGGGGCCATCACGGTGAAGATCCTCGCCAAGGGTCCGGAGCTGCTGAGGGCCAGGGTGATCATCGGCGGGCCCCTGAAGGCGAGGAAGGGCGTCCATCCCATCGGCATGGACATCAACATGGACCCCCTCACCGAAAAGGATCACGCCGACATCCGCTGGGGCGTGGAGCACGAGGTGGACCTTTTTGCCCAGAGCTTTGTCCGCCGGGCCTCCGATGTTCAGCAACTCCAGGCCATCATCCAGCACCTGGGCGGCACCCAGCCCATCATCGCGAAGATCGAGCACCCGACGGCCCTCGCCCACCTGGGTGAGATCCTCGATGTGTCCTGGGGCGTGATGGTGGCCCGCGGCGATCTGGGCGTGGAACTGGGTGTGGAGCGGGTTCCGGGCCTCCAGAAGCAGATCATCAAGGCCGCCCGCAAGGCCCTCAAGCCCGTGATCACCGCCACCCAAATGCTGGAGAGCATGATCGAGCACGCCCAGCCCACGCGGGCCGAGGCCAGCGATGTGGCCAACGCCATCTGGGACGGCACCGACGCTGTGATGCTCAGCGCCGAGAGCGCCACCGGCGCCCATCCCGTGGAGGCCGTCAAGTGGCTGGCCCGCATCGCCGCTGAGGCCGACTCCAATGTGAAGCAGCGCACGCTCACGCTGCCCGAGGAGCTGGCGGAAAAGGTCCTCTCCCGCACGGACATCTCCGTGGCCTTCGCCGCCTGCCGCACGGCGGACGAGATCAACGCCCGCTGGATCGTCGCCTTCACCGAGGGCGGCGGCACGGCCCGCATGGTGAGCCGGCTGGCGGGCCGCACCCCCGTGCTGGGCGCCACTGTGGATGAGGTCACCGCCCGGCGCATGGGCCTGCTGCGCGGCGTCACCGCCCTGATGATCCCCCGCGTCAGCAGCACGGATGAGATGGTGGCCGTGGTCCGTGAGCTCCTGGCGGCCAAACACGAGCTGGTGAGCCTCGACCGGGTCGTCATGACCATGGGCCTGCCCTTGTGGAAGACGGGGAGCACGAACACCATGAAGGTGATGACCTTCTGA
- a CDS encoding bifunctional UDP-4-keto-pentose/UDP-xylose synthase yields the protein MKVLILGVNGFIGSHLVDRIMQDTDWEVYGLDLGTHKVADHLTNPRFHFVEGDVTISKEWIEYHIKKCDVVLPLVAIATPKVYVTDPLRVFELDFEENLRVVRQCVKYKKRVVFPSTSEVYGMCPDAEFDEHESPLVTGPIPMNRWIYSTSKQLLDRVIWAYGFQQGLRFTLFRPFNWMGPKLDSLNTAKEGSSRLVTQFSWNLFNGEPLQLVDGGTARRCFIDVADAMDGLMSILRNEGGKADGQIFNIGNPANDFSVREIAEQMIAIWKDHPFRIERGIPEGRMVEVGSGDFYGKGYQDVARRTPSIKRMQAAFGFEPKVTMKDSLKKAIDFFVEEHKALEKVVETEN from the coding sequence GTGAAAGTCCTCATCCTGGGTGTCAACGGCTTCATCGGTTCCCACCTGGTGGACCGCATCATGCAGGACACGGACTGGGAGGTCTACGGCCTGGACCTCGGCACCCACAAGGTGGCGGACCACCTGACCAACCCCCGCTTCCACTTCGTGGAGGGGGACGTGACCATCTCCAAGGAATGGATCGAATACCACATCAAGAAGTGCGACGTGGTGCTGCCCCTGGTGGCCATCGCGACGCCGAAGGTCTACGTGACCGACCCCCTGCGCGTCTTCGAGCTGGACTTCGAGGAGAACCTCCGCGTGGTCCGGCAGTGCGTGAAGTACAAGAAGCGCGTGGTCTTCCCCAGCACCTCCGAGGTCTACGGCATGTGCCCCGACGCGGAGTTCGACGAGCACGAGTCGCCGCTGGTGACGGGCCCCATCCCCATGAACCGCTGGATCTACAGCACCAGCAAGCAGCTGCTGGACCGCGTGATCTGGGCCTACGGCTTCCAGCAGGGCCTGCGCTTCACGCTCTTCCGCCCCTTCAACTGGATGGGCCCCAAGCTCGACAGCCTGAACACCGCCAAGGAGGGCAGCAGCCGCCTGGTGACGCAGTTCAGCTGGAACCTGTTCAACGGGGAGCCTCTGCAGCTGGTGGACGGCGGCACTGCCCGCCGCTGCTTCATCGACGTGGCCGACGCCATGGACGGCCTCATGTCCATCCTCCGCAACGAGGGCGGCAAGGCCGATGGCCAGATCTTCAACATCGGCAACCCCGCCAACGACTTCAGCGTGCGTGAGATCGCCGAGCAGATGATCGCCATCTGGAAGGACCATCCCTTCCGCATCGAGCGCGGCATTCCCGAAGGCCGCATGGTCGAAGTGGGCAGCGGCGACTTCTACGGCAAGGGCTACCAGGATGTGGCCCGCCGGACCCCCAGCATCAAGCGCATGCAGGCCGCCTTCGGATTCGAACCCAAGGTGACCATGAAGGATTCGCTGAAGAAGGCCATCGACTTCTTCGTGGAAGAGCACAAGGCCCTGGAGAAGGTCGTCGAGACCGAGAACTGA